The Tessaracoccus flavus genome includes the window AACCTCGTCGACGAGGGCTACACGATCCTGAAGTTCGCCATGATGGTCTCCAAGGACGAACAGTCCCTACGGCTCATGGAACGAATCGACCGCCCTGACAAGCGGTGGAAGTACTCCACCGGTGATCTTGACACCCGCTCGAAGTGGGACGCCTTCCAGGCCGCCTACGCCGACGTGTTCCGGCTCACGTCGACCGATCATGCCCCCTGGTACGTCCTGCCCTCGGACCGCAAGTGGTACTCGCGGCTGGCTGTCACGGAGATCCTCACCCGCACACTGGTCGACTTCGACCTGCACTGGCCGAAGCCGCGCTGGCAGCCGGAGACCCAGCGGCGTCGGCTCGCCAGGGCCATGTCGCCCGAGGCGCTCGCCGAATCGTTGGCCGACACGGAGGCCATCGTCACCGAGGCCAACGACACCAGCCTCGCGGTGCGACGCGCCGCGGCGCTGCTCCGCCACGAGGAACAGGATCAAAGCGTCATCGACGCCGCCCTGGCGGAGATCGAGGCGAAGCGCCAGGAGTTGGCCGCCGACCTGGCAGCAACCCTCGAGCACAAGCGAGGCCTCCTGACTGAGGTGGCCCCGGAGCTTGTGCCCGACGTCGCCGGCGAGGACGAGCAGCCGAAGAAGAAGAGTAAGAAAAAGAAGTCCAAGAAAAAGGACAAGAAGAAAAAGAAGAAGAAGAAGTAGTTCAGCCGTCGGACGGGCCGCACATCGCGGCCCGTTCTTCGTTCTGCAGCCTCGACGACAGCCGCCGCAGAGCCTCGACTCGCACCTCCGGCGCGAGGCCGTCGAGAATCATCGACATCTCGCGGGTCACCACCTCGGCCTGCGAATGCCGCGGCACGTACTGCCACGCCCTGGCCACAAGCTCACGCTTGACGAGGTTCTTCTTCGCGAGCCGGTCGAGGACCGTCATCACCGTCGTGTACGCGAGTTCGCGCTCCTCGGAGAGCATCTGGTGCACCTCTGCCACCGTCTTCGGGGACGCGGAAGCCCACAGCAGTTCCATGACCCGCTGTTCCAGCTCTCCTCGTGACGGCATGCGCCCCAGCATAGAGGCCGCAGCGTCGCCTCGGTCCACTTGATTACGGAATTCCGACACCGGGTAGTAGCGTTGCTACATGGACCAAGTGACGCTG containing:
- a CDS encoding BlaI/MecI/CopY family transcriptional regulator, with protein sequence MPSRGELEQRVMELLWASASPKTVAEVHQMLSEERELAYTTVMTVLDRLAKKNLVKRELVARAWQYVPRHSQAEVVTREMSMILDGLAPEVRVEALRRLSSRLQNEERAAMCGPSDG